In Phaseolus vulgaris cultivar G19833 chromosome 10, P. vulgaris v2.0, whole genome shotgun sequence, a single genomic region encodes these proteins:
- the LOC137819106 gene encoding uncharacterized protein: MLRLAKPNPFLSGYHLIQRCSVSGTAKGKAKIKAGQALKRSRITIKKSGSASQIVEPPMSRERQERENLYERCLQAPTPVRYLTPRQREREAEREKMGLIGKERQREIDMMRKKNNKIKVSEKPTIIGTPGLDYISLGLVDEEKLPKYELTVEDGRRLAKEYSRVLMRKHRARQAAESNLLKMKKEAIEALPEGLREAALVPDLSPFPVNRFMATLTPPIEGYIEQVREAANKISGMEKIR; the protein is encoded by the coding sequence ATGCTCCGCCTCGCAAAGCCGAACCCTTTTCTCTCCGGGTACCACCTCATCCAGCGCTGCTCCGTGAGCGGCACTGCGAAGGGCAAGGCAAAGATCAAAGCGGGCCAAGCCCTGAAACGCTCCCGCATCACCATCAAGAAATCCGGATCCGCATCCCAAATCGTTGAGCCACCCATGTCGCGCGAGCGCCAAGAGCGCGAGAATCTATACGAGCGGTGTCTTCAGGCCCCCACCCCGGTCCGCTACCTCACCCCGCGGCAGCGCGAGCGCGAAGCGGAGCGCGAGAAGATGGGGCTCATCGGCAAGGAACGGCAGCGGGAAATCGATATgatgagaaagaaaaacaacaaaattaagGTTTCGGAGAAACCCACGATAATTGGGACACCAGGGTTGGACTATATCTCACTGGGGTTGGTGGATGAGGAGAAGTTGCCCAAGTATGAGTTAACGGTTGAAGATGGGAGGAGGTTGGCGAAGGAATATAGTAGGGTTTTGATGAGGAAGCATAGGGCGAGACAGGCTGCGGAATCGAACCttttgaagatgaaaaaggagGCCATTGAGGCTTTGCCTGAAGGTTTGAGAGAGGCTGCTTTGGTTCCTGATTTGAGTCCTTTTCCTGTTAATAGGTTTATGGCTACTCTCACTCCTCCTATTGAGGGTTACATTGAGCAGGTTAGGGAAGCTGCTAACAAGATCAGTGGGATGGAGAAGATTAGGTGA
- the LOC137819107 gene encoding protein CURVATURE THYLAKOID 1A, chloroplastic: MAAAAAAVTVLLPRVPTTTNVTRCSALPSLPPRVTSTTLFSPSVNHFSVSRKSFLLQTRASSEESSSVDANELFTDLKEKWDAVENKSTVLIYGGGALVAVWLSSILVSAINSVPLLPKILELVGLGYTGWFVYRYLLFKSSRKELATDIEVLKKKITGTE, encoded by the exons atggCAGCGGCGGCGGCGGCAGTGACGGTGCTACTCCCTCGGGTTCCAACCACCACCAACGTTACCCGCTGTTCAGCTTTGCCTTCtctgcctccacgtgtcaccagcACCACCTTGTTCTCACCTTCCGTCAACCACTTTTCAG TGTCCCGAAAATCTTTTCTGCTTCAGACCAGAGCTTCTTCAGAGGAATCATCCTCAGTAGATGCCAATGAGTTGTTCACAGATTTGAAGGAAAAG TGGGATGCTGTTGAAAACAAGTCCACAGTGCTTATTTATGGTGGTGGGGCTTTAGTTGCTGTTTGGCTCTCTTCGATTCTCGTGAGCGCAATCAACTCAGTTCCCTTG CTTCCAAAGATTCTGGAGTTGGTAGGTCTAGGATACACTGGATGGTTTGTCTACCGATACCTTCTGTTCAAG TCTAGCAGGAAGGAGCTAGCTACAGACATTGAGGTACTGAAGAAGAAAATTACTGGAACTGAATAG
- the LOC137818737 gene encoding uncharacterized protein: MGFHRWWQVTLVIVCLFSSSIVEGLQTYYDQESLDSFLRMQANKEIKNPRTGVLYNVSIPSNLTGMEVSVVRLRSFSLWSRGMNYSFFNLPPQIMSRPSQKRIAILYENLGNCSSHYYNVPNYTMVAPVLGVMAYSSSESALVGEKINFIVRGDPIKIWFPHVDERGRKGTPICARFTAKGLVKFRNMTKPYVCEVNRPGHYTLVIPSFSSPNEFHTQSHGKRFTTWWVLGFAIGFIGLVILALILLALIMEVKKRKIRKMEKNSAGEELFDTFWIGETKLPLASSLRTQPILEN; the protein is encoded by the coding sequence ATGGGGTTTCATAGATGGTGGCAAGTTACATTGGTAATTGTGTGTCTGTTTTCATCATCTATTGTTGAAGGTTTGCAGACTTATTATGATCAGGAATCATTGGATTCCTTTCTTCGCATGCAAGCaaataaagagataaaaaatCCTAGAACAGGTGTTCTCTACAATGTTTCCATTCCTTCCAACTTAACAGGTATGGAAGTTTCAGTTGTTAGATTGCGCAGTTTTTCTTTATGGTCAAGAGGAATGAACTACAGTTTCTTCAACCTTCCACCACAAATTATGTCTCGACCAAGCCAGAAAAGAATAGCCATTTTGTATGAAAACTTAGGCAATTGTTCTTCTCATTACTACAATGTGCCTAACTACACAATGGTGGCTCCAGTTCTTGGTGTCATGGCTTACAGTTCTTCAGAATCAGCATTGGTGGGTGAGAAGATTAACTTTATCGTCCGTGGTGATCCCATCAAAATTTGGTTTCCTCATGTTGATGAACGTGGGAGAAAAGGCACTCCTATTTGTGCTAGGTTTACTGCTAAGGGGTTGGTGAAATTCAGAAACATGACTAAGCCATATGTTTGTGAAGTAAATAGACCAGGACATTACACTCTTGTAAttccatcattttcttcccCAAATGAATTTCATACTCAGAGTCACGGCAAGAGATTCACCACATGGTGGGTGTTGGGGTTTGCAATAGGTTTCATTGGGTTGGTCATTTTGGCTTTGATCTTGTTAGCTTTGATTATGGAGGTcaagaagagaaaaataagaaaaatggaGAAAAACTCAGCTGGGGAAGAGCTTTTTGACACATTTTGGATTGGAGAAACTAAATTACCATTAGCTTCATCGCTTAGAACCCAGCCAATCcttgaaaattaa
- the LOC137819501 gene encoding GDSL esterase/lipase At4g01130-like, protein MALPLLPLSVEELCQSEKISKMGTLKVSNSLCRFSKILVICMVAFSLVDSSYCVCEFEAIFNFGDSNSDTGGFHTAFPAQPGPYGMTYFKKPVGRASDGRLILDFLAEGLGLAHLSPYLESIGSDYSHGANFASSASTVIPPIASFFLSGLSPFSLSIQLSQIKQFKARVDELHQTGTISSSGRSSGTKIPSSPDIFKKAIYMFYIGQNDLTSKIAATGSIDGVRDSFPQIVSQINDAIKELYALGARTFMVFNLGPVGCYPGYLVELPHASSFDFDEFGCMISYQNVVNYYNKLLKWTLSQTRERLADVSLIHVDTHSALLELFHHPTLYGFKYATKTCCGYGGGDHNFHPKILCGNVLASACAEPQEYVSWDGIHFTEAANKIVAHAILNGSLFDPPFPLHERCDLQPIG, encoded by the exons ATGGCTCTCCCTTTGCTACCTTTATCAGTGGAAGAACTTTGTCAAAGTGAAAAAATAAGCAAAATGGGTACCCTTAAGGTATCCAACAGTTTATGCAGATTTTCAAAAATCTTAGTAATTTGCATGGTGGCATTTTCTTTGGTTGATTCAAGTTATTGTGTGTGTGAGTTTGAGGCAATCTTCAATTTTGGGGATTCAAATTCGGATACGGGTGGGTTTCATACAGCTTTTCCTGCACAGCCTGGTCCCTATGGAATGACTTATTTCAAAAAACCAGTTGGTCGTGCTTCTGATGGAAGGCTCATTCTTGATTTTCTTG CTGAGGGTCTTGGACTTGCACATTTGAGTCCATATCTTGAGTCTATTGGATCAGACTATAGTCATGGAGCTAACTTTGCATCTTCAGCCTCCACTGTGATTCCCCCCATTGCTTCCTTCTTTCTCAGTGGACTCAGTCCATTTTCCCTTTCCATTCAACTCAGTCAGATAAAGCAATTCAAAGCCAGAGTTGATGAACTTCATCAAACAG GAACTATATCATCATCTGGTCGTTCCTCAGGAACTAAAATTCCTTCTTCACCAGATATATTCAAAAAGGCTATTTACATGTTCTATATTGGCCAAAATGATCTCACTTCCAAAATAGCAGCCACTGGTAGTATTGATGGAGTGAGGGACAGCTTTCCTCAAATTGTTTCACAAATTAATGATGCTATCAAG gAGCTATATGCATTAGGGGCACGCACATTTATGGTATTCAATCTTGGTCCTGTGGGATGCTATCCAGGATATTTGGTGGAGCTTCCTCATGCTAGTTCTTTTGACTTTGATGAGTTTGGATGCATGATTTCTTACCAGAATGTTGTAAATTACTATAACAAATTGTTGAAGTGGACATTGAGCCAAACCAGAGAAAGATTAGCAGATGTTTCCCTCATCCATGTAGACACTCACTCTGCTTTGTTGGAGCTCTTTCACCATCCCACACTTTATG GATTTAAGTATGCTACCAAAACATGTTGTGGGTATGGAGGGGGTGACCACAACTTTCATCCCAAAATTTTGTGTGGTAATGTGCTAGCAAGTGCTTGTGCTGAGCCCCAAGAATATGTGAGTTGGGATGGAATCCATTTCACAGAAGCAGCAAACAAGATTGTTGCACATGCTATTCTAAATGGTTCTCTTTTTGACCCCCCTTTCCCTCTCCATGAACGTTGTGATCTACAACCTATTGGTTGA
- the LOC137819108 gene encoding common plant regulatory factor 1-like isoform X2, whose translation MGNSEEGKSVKTGSPSSPATTTNQTNQPNFHVYPDWAAMQYYGPRVNIPPYFNSAVASGHAPHPYMWGPPQPMMPPYGPPYAAFYSPGGVYTHPAVAIGPHSHGQGVPSPPAAGTPSSVDSPTKLSGNTDQGLMKKLKGFDGLAMSIGNCNAESAELGAENRLSQSVDTEGSSDGSDGNTAGANQTKMKRSREETSTTDGEGKTETQDGPVSKETTSSKMVMSATPASVAGKLVGPVISSGMTTALELRKPLTVHSKENPTSAPQPCAAVPPEAWLQNERELKRERRKQSNRESARRSRLRKQAETEELARKVEMLTAENVSLKSEITQLTEGSEQMRMENSALREKLRNTQLGQREEIILDSIDSKRSTPVSTENLLSRVNNSSSNDRSAENESDFCENKPNSGAKLHQLLDTNPRADAVAAG comes from the exons ATGGGAAACAGTGAGGAAGGGAAATCTGTTAAAACTGGAAGTCCTTCTTCACCAGCTACAACT ACCAATCAGACAAACCAGCCTAACTTTCATGTCTATCCTGATTGGGCTGCCATGCAG TATTATGGGCCGAGAGTCAACATTCCTCCATACTTCAACTCGGCTGTGGCTTCTGGTCATGCTCCACACCCATACATGTGGGGTCCACCACAG CCTATGATGCCACCTTATGGGCCACCATATGCAGCATTTTATTCTCCTGGAGGGGTTTATACTCACCCTGCAGTTGCTATT GGGCCACATTCACACGGTCAAGGAGTTCCATCCCCACCTGCT GCTGGGACTCCTTCAAGTGTAGATTCACCAACAAAATTATCTGGAAATACTGATCAAGGGTTAATGAAAAAATTGAAAGGGTTTGATGGGCTTGCAATGTCAATAGGCAATTGCAATGCTGAGAGTGCGGAGCTTGGAGCTGAAAACAGGCTGTCGCAGAG TGTGGATACTGAGGGTTCTAGCGATGGAAGTGATGGCAACACTGCAGGG GCTAatcaaacaaaaatgaaaagaagCCGAGAGGAAACATCAACCACTG ATGGAGAAGGGAAAACTGAGACACAAGATGGGCCAGTTTCCAAAGAGACTACATCTTCGAAAATGGTTATGTCTGCTACACCAGCTAGTGTTGCAGGAAAGTTAGTTGGTCCTGTAATTTCTTCAGGTATGACCACAGCACTGGAGCTTAGGAAACCTTTGACTGTTCATTCTAAGGAAAATCCCACGAGTGCCCCACAACCTTGTGCAGCTGTGCCTCCTGAAGCTTGGTTACAG AATGAGCGTGAGCTGAAACGGGAGAGGAGGAAACAATCTAACCGTGAATCTGCTAGAAGGTCCAGGCTGAGGAAGCAG GCCGAGACTGAAGAATTGGCACGAAAAGTTGAGATGTTAACTGCTGAAAATGTGTCACTGAAGTCAGAAATAACTCAATTGACTGAAGGTTCTGAGCAGATGAGGATGGAAAATTCTGCATTGAGG GAAAAACTGAGAAATACTCAACTGGGACAAAGGGAAGAGATAATTTTGGACAGCATTGACAGCAAGAGGTCTACACCTGTAAGTACTGAAAATTTGCTATCAAGAGTTAATAATTCCAGTTCTAATGATAGAAGTGCAGAGAATGAGAGTGATTTCTGTGAGAACAAACCAAATTCTGGTGCAAAGCTGCATCAACTACTGGATACAAATCCTAGAGCTGATGCTGTTGCTGCTGGGTGA
- the LOC137819108 gene encoding common plant regulatory factor 1-like isoform X1, giving the protein MGNSEEGKSVKTGSPSSPATTEQTNQTNQPNFHVYPDWAAMQYYGPRVNIPPYFNSAVASGHAPHPYMWGPPQPMMPPYGPPYAAFYSPGGVYTHPAVAIGPHSHGQGVPSPPAAGTPSSVDSPTKLSGNTDQGLMKKLKGFDGLAMSIGNCNAESAELGAENRLSQSVDTEGSSDGSDGNTAGANQTKMKRSREETSTTDGEGKTETQDGPVSKETTSSKMVMSATPASVAGKLVGPVISSGMTTALELRKPLTVHSKENPTSAPQPCAAVPPEAWLQNERELKRERRKQSNRESARRSRLRKQAETEELARKVEMLTAENVSLKSEITQLTEGSEQMRMENSALREKLRNTQLGQREEIILDSIDSKRSTPVSTENLLSRVNNSSSNDRSAENESDFCENKPNSGAKLHQLLDTNPRADAVAAG; this is encoded by the exons ATGGGAAACAGTGAGGAAGGGAAATCTGTTAAAACTGGAAGTCCTTCTTCACCAGCTACAACT GAACAGACCAATCAGACAAACCAGCCTAACTTTCATGTCTATCCTGATTGGGCTGCCATGCAG TATTATGGGCCGAGAGTCAACATTCCTCCATACTTCAACTCGGCTGTGGCTTCTGGTCATGCTCCACACCCATACATGTGGGGTCCACCACAG CCTATGATGCCACCTTATGGGCCACCATATGCAGCATTTTATTCTCCTGGAGGGGTTTATACTCACCCTGCAGTTGCTATT GGGCCACATTCACACGGTCAAGGAGTTCCATCCCCACCTGCT GCTGGGACTCCTTCAAGTGTAGATTCACCAACAAAATTATCTGGAAATACTGATCAAGGGTTAATGAAAAAATTGAAAGGGTTTGATGGGCTTGCAATGTCAATAGGCAATTGCAATGCTGAGAGTGCGGAGCTTGGAGCTGAAAACAGGCTGTCGCAGAG TGTGGATACTGAGGGTTCTAGCGATGGAAGTGATGGCAACACTGCAGGG GCTAatcaaacaaaaatgaaaagaagCCGAGAGGAAACATCAACCACTG ATGGAGAAGGGAAAACTGAGACACAAGATGGGCCAGTTTCCAAAGAGACTACATCTTCGAAAATGGTTATGTCTGCTACACCAGCTAGTGTTGCAGGAAAGTTAGTTGGTCCTGTAATTTCTTCAGGTATGACCACAGCACTGGAGCTTAGGAAACCTTTGACTGTTCATTCTAAGGAAAATCCCACGAGTGCCCCACAACCTTGTGCAGCTGTGCCTCCTGAAGCTTGGTTACAG AATGAGCGTGAGCTGAAACGGGAGAGGAGGAAACAATCTAACCGTGAATCTGCTAGAAGGTCCAGGCTGAGGAAGCAG GCCGAGACTGAAGAATTGGCACGAAAAGTTGAGATGTTAACTGCTGAAAATGTGTCACTGAAGTCAGAAATAACTCAATTGACTGAAGGTTCTGAGCAGATGAGGATGGAAAATTCTGCATTGAGG GAAAAACTGAGAAATACTCAACTGGGACAAAGGGAAGAGATAATTTTGGACAGCATTGACAGCAAGAGGTCTACACCTGTAAGTACTGAAAATTTGCTATCAAGAGTTAATAATTCCAGTTCTAATGATAGAAGTGCAGAGAATGAGAGTGATTTCTGTGAGAACAAACCAAATTCTGGTGCAAAGCTGCATCAACTACTGGATACAAATCCTAGAGCTGATGCTGTTGCTGCTGGGTGA